From Bacteroidota bacterium, a single genomic window includes:
- a CDS encoding ferritin family protein, producing MGENNIDKLIDFAIAQEHEAYAFYKAAAEKVTNPGVKQLFQELAEDENGHANLLEMYRENKVLGEIFKTLHIDYKITETQDLPSLSLSMKPAEAITIAMKKELQAAELYRAFAANAVNNVEREALENLANMEMGHKHKLENAFINIGYPEVF from the coding sequence ATGGGAGAAAATAATATCGACAAACTGATTGATTTTGCCATTGCGCAAGAACATGAAGCATATGCTTTTTATAAAGCCGCTGCAGAAAAAGTTACAAATCCCGGAGTGAAACAACTCTTTCAGGAATTAGCGGAAGACGAAAACGGGCACGCCAATTTATTGGAGATGTACAGAGAAAATAAAGTGTTGGGTGAAATATTTAAAACACTGCACATTGATTATAAAATAACGGAAACGCAGGATTTGCCTTCGCTCTCCCTTAGTATGAAGCCAGCCGAAGCCATTACTATTGCTATGAAAAAAGAATTGCAGGCTGCTGAATTATATAGAGCATTTGCAGCCAACGCAGTTAACAATGTTGAAAGAGAAGCGTTAGAAAATCTTGCGAACATGGAAATGGGGCACAAACATAAACTCGAAAACGCTTTTATTAATATTGGATATCCGGAAGTGTTCTGA
- the fdhD gene encoding formate dehydrogenase accessory sulfurtransferase FdhD, with protein MSTALYKGRKFCKGKFLPVEDALAVEELLKITINGSPYTITMRTPGSEEELVRGLLFSENVYTDLQFNPVISIKEKNNSGFIKWIDVVIPLDKIGKGFESVRNIMSVSSCGICGKTDLDEIAGQEQKIIQTEKLKPETVDKMFEQMNSNQNTFKASGGSHGCAVFTLEGELLAIQEDIGRHNAVDKAIGCLILEKKLRKARCMTVSGRISYEIVTKCFSADIPFLSAVSAPSSLAVDLAEQLGITLMAFCRDNKFTAYSRIDNIEFQSDHEKEFNQHRLISDGKS; from the coding sequence ATGAGCACCGCACTCTATAAAGGCAGAAAATTTTGTAAAGGGAAATTTCTTCCTGTAGAAGACGCACTTGCGGTAGAAGAATTGCTGAAAATTACAATTAATGGTTCACCCTATACCATTACCATGCGGACTCCCGGAAGCGAGGAAGAATTAGTGCGCGGACTTTTATTTTCTGAAAATGTATATACAGATTTACAATTCAATCCTGTTATTTCTATAAAAGAAAAAAATAATTCGGGTTTTATTAAATGGATAGATGTTGTAATTCCTCTAGATAAGATTGGAAAAGGATTTGAATCGGTGCGAAATATCATGTCGGTTTCTTCCTGCGGAATTTGCGGTAAAACCGATTTGGATGAGATTGCCGGGCAGGAACAAAAAATTATTCAAACTGAAAAACTCAAACCTGAAACAGTAGATAAAATGTTTGAGCAAATGAATTCAAATCAAAATACATTCAAAGCATCGGGTGGTTCGCATGGATGCGCAGTATTTACACTTGAAGGAGAATTGCTCGCCATTCAGGAAGATATTGGCAGACACAATGCAGTGGATAAAGCAATCGGTTGTTTGATACTTGAGAAAAAATTACGAAAAGCACGCTGCATGACCGTCAGCGGAAGAATATCGTATGAAATAGTGACAAAATGTTTTTCCGCGGATATTCCGTTTCTGTCTGCTGTTTCTGCACCATCATCACTGGCTGTTGATTTGGCTGAGCAACTGGGAATTACGCTGATGGCTTTTTGCAGGGATAATAAATTTACTGCATATAGTCGGATAGATAATATAGAATTCCAATCTGACCATGAAAAGGAATTTAATCAACACAGATTAATTTCAGATGGCAAAAGTTGA
- a CDS encoding T9SS type A sorting domain-containing protein — MKKYFLFISLLFSLKSFTQTYSFTYQSIVRDYIVHLPAGYNASNKYPLVINMHGYTSTASQQQTYSQMNVVADTGKFIVVYPDGVNNAWNAGFGTNPTIDDVGFLSTMIDTMEKNFSIDSTKIYSCGLSNGGFMSFRLACELQNRIAAIAPVSGLMSDSTRLFCQNNCPVPLIYFHGTADAVVNYNGALGYASVDSTIKIWVGKDGCPQTPVITNIPDINSTDGCTVTKYVYSPGQNSSEVIFFKIINGGHTWPGAFPVPSLGNTNQDIKASGEIWNFFRNHSLQCGVNAVNESVVLNNQVAVYPNPTSRVFNLSMSQFEDLKMKDIEIYNVYGEKIYSAVNFQINQSSNFQIDLNEKPSGIYFLKAETEKGFSVQKIIKQ, encoded by the coding sequence ATGAAAAAATATTTTCTATTCATCAGTCTGCTTTTCTCGCTGAAATCTTTCACGCAGACTTATAGTTTTACTTATCAGAGTATTGTACGTGATTACATCGTTCATCTTCCTGCCGGCTACAACGCAAGTAATAAATATCCACTCGTGATAAATATGCACGGCTACACGAGTACTGCTTCTCAACAGCAAACGTATTCTCAAATGAATGTCGTAGCCGACACAGGAAAATTTATTGTTGTGTATCCTGATGGAGTAAACAATGCTTGGAACGCTGGTTTTGGAACTAATCCAACTATTGATGATGTGGGATTTCTTTCAACGATGATTGATACGATGGAGAAAAATTTCAGTATTGATTCAACAAAAATTTATTCTTGCGGACTTTCCAATGGGGGATTTATGAGTTTCCGACTCGCTTGCGAACTGCAAAATAGAATTGCTGCCATTGCACCTGTCTCTGGATTAATGTCAGACAGCACGAGATTATTTTGCCAAAACAATTGCCCTGTCCCGCTAATATATTTTCACGGAACCGCTGATGCTGTGGTGAATTACAATGGTGCGCTCGGATATGCTTCAGTGGATTCAACAATTAAAATATGGGTAGGAAAAGACGGTTGTCCGCAAACTCCTGTGATTACAAATATTCCGGACATAAATTCAACCGATGGATGTACCGTGACAAAATATGTTTACAGTCCAGGACAAAATTCTTCCGAAGTGATTTTCTTCAAAATAATTAATGGCGGACACACCTGGCCTGGCGCTTTTCCTGTTCCTAGTTTAGGAAATACAAATCAGGATATTAAAGCAAGCGGGGAGATATGGAATTTTTTCCGCAACCACAGTTTGCAATGCGGGGTAAATGCCGTAAATGAGTCAGTGGTTCTCAATAATCAGGTAGCGGTTTACCCAAATCCAACAAGCAGAGTATTCAATTTATCAATGAGTCAATTTGAAGATTTGAAAATGAAAGACATTGAAATCTATAATGTTTATGGAGAAAAAATTTATTCGGCTGTTAATTTTCAAATTAACCAATCTTCAAATTTTCAAATTGATTTGAACGAAAAGCCCAGCGGAATTTACTTTCTGAAAGCAGAAACCGAAAAAGGATTTTCTGTTCAGAAGATCATTAAGCAATAA
- a CDS encoding NAD(P)H-dependent oxidoreductase subunit E → MAKVEKCSCGDDEAVLLERLVEIISSFKTKPGALIPVLQATQSLFGYIPQEAILKISEILNEPLHKVYGVITFYSFFSLKPRGKYLIRVCLGTACYVQGANEIVTALKQQLNIEIGETTPDKLFTLDVGRCFGACGLAPIIMVNDDVHQFVKPSGVKKILGAYKKNKEVNQEEET, encoded by the coding sequence ATGGCAAAAGTTGAAAAATGCTCCTGCGGTGATGATGAAGCTGTTTTGCTTGAAAGATTAGTAGAGATTATATCATCCTTCAAAACAAAACCTGGTGCATTGATTCCTGTACTTCAGGCAACTCAAAGCTTGTTTGGATATATTCCTCAGGAAGCCATTCTTAAGATTTCAGAAATTCTGAACGAACCGTTGCATAAAGTATACGGTGTTATTACTTTTTATTCTTTCTTCTCTCTTAAACCCCGCGGCAAATATTTAATCCGTGTTTGTCTCGGAACGGCCTGTTATGTACAAGGCGCAAATGAAATAGTTACAGCACTCAAACAGCAATTAAACATTGAGATTGGCGAAACTACTCCCGATAAACTTTTCACGCTGGATGTAGGCCGCTGCTTTGGTGCCTGCGGATTAGCTCCCATCATCATGGTGAATGATGACGTGCATCAATTTGTAAAGCCTTCGGGTGTAAAGAAAATATTAGGTGCTTACAAAAAGAACAAAGAAGTAAATCAGGAGGAGGAAACATAA
- a CDS encoding VanZ family protein, whose amino-acid sequence MNSFLKYNLLSLLWAILILVLCLMPGKDLPSLTIFEYDKIVHFLIYLLLAIMMYYGWRKQNSFLSLHKNTLIKILLITTIYGFAVEIMQELFTADRHFDIFDALANSVGAVAGSLLCLSLKQKLSL is encoded by the coding sequence ATGAATTCCTTTTTAAAATATAATTTACTATCACTCCTTTGGGCGATTTTGATATTGGTCTTATGCCTGATGCCGGGCAAAGACCTTCCGAGTCTTACAATTTTTGAATATGATAAAATAGTTCACTTCCTGATTTATCTTCTTCTGGCAATCATGATGTATTACGGATGGAGGAAACAAAACTCATTCTTATCGCTTCATAAAAACACTCTGATTAAAATTCTTCTCATAACCACCATCTATGGATTTGCGGTAGAAATAATGCAGGAACTATTTACTGCTGACAGACACTTTGATATTTTTGACGCGTTGGCAAATTCTGTTGGTGCGGTTGCAGGAAGTTTACTCTGCTTATCTTTAAAGCAAAAACTGTCCTTATAA
- a CDS encoding NADH-quinone oxidoreductase subunit NuoF — MSHAELQALRNVLVKSKEYNSAKVFVCAGGGCIASGSKKVKDAFVSQLAKKGLNEKLNIIETGCLGPCAVGPVVVIEKDDTFYQKVRVQDVKDIVEKHLIGGNVVESLLHTVEEKKVSKRSELPFFKNQDKQVLRNCGKIDPTKIADYIAVGGYRALSKVLTAMTGEQVVQEVTISGLRGRGGAGFPTGTKWGFARKSKDDTKYILCNADEGDPGAFMDRSILEGDPHSIIEGMIIGAYAIGSSQGYVYVRAEYPLAVERLQIAIDQARTFGLLGKNILGTGFNFDLEIRKGSGAFVCGEETAIITSIEGNRGEPRHRPPFPAEKGLWNKPTVLNNVETFSNIPLLINEGGAHYAEKGTEKSKGTKIFALAGPVKISGLVEVPVGTPLRKVVYDIGGGISTGKKYKAAQIGGPSGGCIPVEHLDVPLDYEALNKLGAIMGSGGLIVMDESSCMVDVARFFLEFVQDESCGKCVPCREGTARMKQIVDRICEGKGEMKDIDELEVLAKTVTNASLCGLGQTAPNPVLSTLRHFREEYIEHIRDKKCRTAVCKELIVFEILDVCNGCQACKKVCPVNAIHGEKKLHHTIDEAECIRCGLCLSTCKFDAIVKY, encoded by the coding sequence ATGAGTCATGCCGAATTACAGGCATTGCGCAATGTCCTTGTTAAAAGCAAGGAATATAATTCTGCGAAGGTTTTTGTTTGTGCTGGTGGTGGTTGCATTGCTTCGGGGTCAAAGAAAGTGAAAGACGCTTTTGTTTCTCAGTTGGCAAAAAAGGGATTAAATGAAAAACTGAATATTATTGAAACCGGTTGTCTCGGACCTTGTGCTGTTGGTCCAGTAGTTGTAATCGAAAAGGATGATACATTTTACCAGAAAGTTCGTGTTCAGGATGTGAAAGATATAGTTGAAAAACATTTGATTGGCGGAAACGTAGTTGAGAGTCTTTTACATACGGTAGAAGAAAAGAAAGTTTCCAAAAGATCTGAATTACCATTTTTTAAAAATCAGGATAAACAGGTTCTGAGGAATTGCGGAAAGATTGATCCGACAAAAATTGCTGATTACATTGCTGTTGGCGGTTACCGGGCATTGAGCAAGGTATTAACAGCAATGACGGGTGAACAAGTTGTACAGGAAGTTACAATTTCAGGTCTTCGCGGTCGTGGTGGAGCGGGATTTCCTACAGGAACAAAATGGGGCTTTGCAAGAAAAAGCAAAGACGATACAAAATATATTCTCTGCAATGCCGATGAAGGAGATCCGGGTGCGTTTATGGATCGCAGTATCCTCGAAGGTGACCCTCACAGCATCATCGAAGGAATGATCATAGGAGCTTATGCAATTGGAAGCTCTCAAGGTTATGTTTATGTGCGGGCAGAATACCCGCTTGCTGTGGAGCGATTACAAATTGCAATAGATCAGGCAAGAACTTTTGGACTTCTCGGAAAAAATATTTTAGGTACAGGATTTAATTTTGATCTCGAGATCCGGAAGGGTTCCGGCGCTTTTGTTTGCGGAGAGGAAACGGCCATTATCACTTCCATTGAAGGAAATCGCGGAGAACCACGCCATCGCCCTCCTTTTCCTGCTGAGAAAGGATTGTGGAACAAGCCTACAGTATTAAATAATGTAGAGACGTTTTCCAATATTCCGCTTCTGATCAACGAAGGCGGAGCGCATTATGCAGAAAAAGGTACCGAAAAAAGTAAAGGCACAAAAATATTTGCGCTTGCCGGACCGGTAAAAATTTCCGGACTTGTAGAAGTTCCTGTCGGTACTCCTTTGCGAAAAGTTGTGTATGACATTGGGGGTGGAATATCTACCGGAAAAAAATATAAAGCAGCTCAAATTGGCGGACCATCGGGAGGATGTATTCCTGTCGAGCACCTGGATGTTCCCTTGGATTACGAAGCGTTGAATAAGTTGGGAGCTATCATGGGCAGCGGTGGGTTGATCGTGATGGACGAAAGCAGTTGCATGGTGGATGTTGCGCGTTTCTTTCTTGAATTTGTACAGGATGAATCCTGCGGTAAATGTGTTCCCTGCCGAGAAGGAACAGCGCGCATGAAGCAAATTGTTGACAGGATTTGTGAAGGCAAAGGTGAAATGAAAGATATTGATGAGCTGGAGGTTCTAGCTAAAACCGTTACGAACGCATCCTTATGCGGACTCGGACAAACAGCTCCTAATCCCGTCTTAAGTACTCTTCGACATTTCAGAGAAGAATATATAGAACACATCCGTGATAAAAAATGCAGAACTGCTGTATGCAAAGAACTTATCGTTTTTGAAATCCTGGATGTTTGCAACGGTTGTCAGGCGTGTAAAAAGGTATGCCCTGTGAATGCCATCCATGGTGAAAAGAAGCTGCATCATACCATTGACGAAGCAGAATGTATTCGTTGCGGATTGTGTTTGAGTACTTGCAAATTTGATGCGATCGTTAAATATTAA
- the fdhF gene encoding formate dehydrogenase subunit alpha: MQIIINNKSYGAQENETVLDVAKRNGIYIPTLCYHVKTGQAAKCRACVVSVEGMRGFQTSCNLKVREGMNISSESKEVKESQRMVVDLMLASGYHNCLACERSGTCELQDACYHLGIEKTSFTDHPTGRKDESSEFIVIDYDKCILCGRCVAACNHSVVNEVLGFGFRGLETTIMCDDDIPMGESTCVQCGECVQLCPTGALTDKKSRGKGRSSEFEMVDTTCPYCGVGCQLTLHVDRAKNRVVRVTGREVWPNNGMLCVKGRYGFEFPASKNRLQYPMIKRNGKHERATWDEALDLIAKRIKTTVDKHGPSVFSALGSGRITNENNYAVQKFTRAVIKTNNVDHCARTCHAPTVAGLAHAFGSGAATNSIDEILETDLIFVIGSNMTEAHPVVSYYVKRAAQNGSKLIVCDPRRVDIAHWSDLYVQIKVGTDVPFMNGLMNEILKNGWQDEEFMKNNTENPEDIKKWIRDYPVEKASELSGVPVEQMKQVAKMLGEAKKVSIIYCLGITEHTTGTDNVKTIANLQMILGHLGKRGCGVNPLRGQNNVQGACDMGALPNVYHNYQPVTNEKIIEKMEKDWGVTGLSRTEGYKLPTMLHKATTGETKILFCVGDNTVQTEPNMAKTIKEIKALEFLVVVDIFPNMTTEYADVILPDVCFSEDEGTYSNLDRRVQFLRKAVEVPGEARPTWWIMQELGKRFGFDLKFTSSEATWEDMRRSGTIMGGITYERIQHIGLQWPCPTVQHPGTPILHLNGKFTRGKGLFSHTDYRAQAELPDKEYPFILTTGRRLWHYHTGTQTRNSIGLENIFPEELLEISPVDAKRMNVKTGDMVKATSRRGTITLKAWVTDRSPEGVTWCAFHFHEAHANVLTIDAYDDVTETPEYKACAIKIEKVSEVEKVIERGFRQARP; this comes from the coding sequence ATGCAGATAATCATAAATAATAAATCCTATGGCGCGCAAGAAAACGAAACGGTTCTTGATGTCGCTAAAAGAAACGGCATCTATATTCCTACTTTGTGCTATCATGTAAAAACAGGACAAGCCGCAAAATGCAGGGCGTGTGTTGTTTCTGTTGAAGGAATGCGGGGCTTTCAAACTTCCTGTAATCTCAAGGTTCGGGAGGGTATGAATATTTCAAGCGAAAGCAAAGAGGTAAAGGAATCTCAGCGCATGGTGGTTGATCTGATGCTTGCTTCCGGTTATCACAATTGTCTTGCCTGCGAAAGAAGCGGCACCTGCGAATTGCAGGATGCCTGTTATCATTTAGGAATTGAAAAAACTTCTTTTACGGATCATCCGACAGGAAGAAAAGACGAGAGCTCTGAATTTATTGTGATTGATTATGATAAATGTATTTTGTGTGGAAGATGTGTTGCCGCCTGCAATCATTCTGTGGTAAATGAAGTGCTCGGTTTCGGGTTTCGTGGTTTGGAAACTACGATCATGTGTGATGATGATATCCCGATGGGCGAATCTACCTGCGTACAATGCGGTGAGTGCGTGCAGCTTTGTCCTACAGGCGCATTGACTGATAAAAAATCCCGTGGCAAAGGTCGCTCTTCAGAATTTGAAATGGTGGATACCACTTGCCCGTACTGCGGTGTCGGTTGCCAACTGACTCTGCATGTGGATCGTGCAAAAAATAGAGTGGTGCGTGTTACAGGGCGTGAGGTATGGCCCAACAACGGAATGTTATGCGTGAAAGGTCGTTATGGTTTTGAATTTCCTGCAAGTAAAAACAGATTGCAATATCCCATGATCAAAAGGAATGGCAAGCACGAACGCGCAACATGGGATGAAGCACTTGATCTTATTGCAAAAAGAATAAAAACCACTGTTGACAAACATGGGCCTTCCGTTTTCTCTGCGCTTGGTTCAGGAAGAATCACCAATGAAAATAATTATGCTGTTCAGAAATTTACAAGAGCAGTAATTAAAACCAATAATGTCGATCATTGCGCCAGAACCTGTCATGCTCCAACCGTAGCCGGACTTGCCCATGCTTTCGGCAGCGGTGCTGCTACCAATTCTATAGATGAAATCCTGGAAACAGATTTGATTTTTGTGATCGGTTCAAATATGACCGAAGCTCACCCTGTGGTTTCTTACTATGTAAAACGTGCAGCACAAAATGGTTCGAAACTAATTGTATGTGATCCCCGCAGAGTTGATATTGCCCATTGGTCCGATTTGTATGTTCAGATAAAAGTAGGTACGGATGTCCCGTTTATGAATGGTCTCATGAATGAAATTCTGAAAAATGGCTGGCAGGATGAGGAGTTCATGAAAAATAATACCGAGAATCCTGAAGACATAAAAAAATGGATCCGGGATTATCCTGTTGAAAAAGCATCGGAGCTTTCAGGAGTGCCGGTAGAACAAATGAAGCAGGTCGCGAAAATGCTGGGCGAGGCAAAAAAAGTAAGTATTATTTATTGTTTGGGTATCACTGAACATACAACCGGAACCGACAACGTAAAGACAATTGCTAATTTGCAAATGATACTAGGCCATTTAGGCAAACGGGGCTGCGGGGTCAATCCATTACGAGGACAGAACAATGTGCAAGGCGCCTGCGACATGGGAGCTTTACCAAATGTGTATCACAATTATCAGCCGGTTACCAATGAAAAGATAATTGAGAAAATGGAAAAAGACTGGGGAGTAACCGGTCTCTCCCGCACAGAAGGATACAAACTCCCGACCATGTTGCACAAAGCAACTACGGGAGAAACAAAAATTTTGTTTTGCGTGGGCGATAATACGGTTCAGACAGAACCCAATATGGCGAAAACCATTAAAGAAATTAAAGCATTGGAATTCCTGGTGGTGGTTGATATTTTTCCCAACATGACCACCGAGTATGCGGATGTGATTCTGCCGGATGTTTGTTTCAGTGAAGATGAAGGTACTTATTCAAATCTCGACAGGCGAGTTCAGTTTCTGCGCAAAGCTGTAGAAGTTCCGGGTGAAGCAAGACCAACCTGGTGGATAATGCAGGAATTGGGAAAACGTTTTGGATTTGATTTGAAATTTACTTCTTCAGAAGCAACGTGGGAAGACATGAGAAGAAGCGGAACAATAATGGGAGGAATTACTTACGAACGCATACAACACATCGGGCTTCAATGGCCATGCCCGACCGTACAGCATCCCGGCACTCCGATATTACATTTGAATGGGAAATTCACCCGTGGAAAAGGTTTGTTCTCACATACAGATTATCGTGCGCAGGCCGAATTGCCTGATAAAGAATATCCATTCATTCTTACAACAGGAAGAAGATTGTGGCATTATCATACCGGAACACAAACACGAAATTCAATCGGCCTGGAAAATATTTTTCCGGAAGAATTGCTTGAGATCAGCCCGGTTGATGCAAAAAGAATGAATGTAAAAACGGGCGATATGGTCAAAGCAACCAGCAGACGTGGCACGATAACGCTGAAAGCCTGGGTGACAGATCGTTCACCGGAAGGAGTTACCTGGTGTGCATTTCATTTTCACGAAGCCCATGCGAACGTTTTAACAATTGATGCTTATGATGACGTTACAGAAACTCCTGAATACAAAGCTTGCGCAATTAAAATTGAAAAGGTAAGTGAAGTGGAGAAGGTTATAGAACGCGGATTCAGACAGGCGCGACCTTAA
- a CDS encoding transferase hexapeptide repeat family protein yields MIYEFKGYKPVIHETSFIHRLASVTGNVIIGKNVFIGSGAAIRGDFGKIIIEDGCNVQENCIIHMFPGITVRLKKGAHIGHGAIIHSATIGKNVLVGMNAVIMDNAVVGNNSVIGALTLVPEGMIIPERKVVVGNPAKIIKDVTDKMLEWKTKGTSIYQNLPAVYFNTMKECKPLREISKKSKIQKNNFSTWKKTKS; encoded by the coding sequence ATGATCTACGAATTCAAAGGATACAAACCCGTCATTCACGAAACATCTTTCATTCACCGGCTTGCTTCCGTGACTGGAAATGTGATTATCGGTAAAAATGTTTTTATCGGTTCAGGTGCTGCCATTCGCGGAGATTTCGGAAAAATTATTATCGAAGATGGTTGCAATGTTCAGGAAAACTGTATCATTCATATGTTTCCGGGAATCACTGTCAGGTTAAAAAAAGGCGCTCACATCGGGCATGGAGCAATTATTCACAGCGCAACAATTGGAAAAAATGTTTTAGTGGGTATGAACGCAGTAATTATGGACAATGCGGTAGTTGGAAATAATTCAGTAATTGGTGCGCTTACGTTGGTTCCGGAAGGAATGATAATACCAGAGCGTAAAGTGGTGGTTGGAAATCCCGCAAAGATTATTAAAGATGTTACAGACAAAATGCTCGAATGGAAAACAAAAGGAACCTCTATCTACCAGAATCTTCCTGCTGTGTATTTCAATACTATGAAAGAATGTAAACCACTAAGAGAAATCTCTAAGAAATCAAAAATTCAAAAAAATAATTTTTCAACCTGGAAAAAAACAAAATCATGA
- a CDS encoding formate--tetrahydrofolate ligase: MAAFPSDLEIAQSAKIRHINEIAGKLGINIDELEHYGKYKAKLPLHLISETKVKQHKLILVTAITPTPAGEGKTTTSIGLTEGLNKIGIKATVVLREPSLGPVFGIKGGAAGGGYSQVIPMEDINLHFTGDFSAVEKANNLLAALIDNNIQNKTRSLNIDPRTIVWKRVMDMNDRSLRKIIIGLGGTGNGVPREDGFNITPASEVMAILIMSQNLEELKTNLGNIFVGYTYDKKPVYARDLNAQGAMALLMKDAIKPNLVQTLEGNPAIIHGGPFANIAQGANTIVATKMGLSLSDYVITEAGFGADLGAEKFFDIKCRHAGLKPDAVVLVATIRALRHHGGAKKDEYNKASLEKVQKGFENLEKHIENLKKFGFNPIVALNHFPTDSFEELKFIQEKCSALGIKAIVAKGFEMGGDGMKDLAKAVVEEAESGKTNYKPLYELNLPMEKKIEIIAKEIYGASAVEYSGLAKSGLKKIKELGLDGLPVCIAKTQKSLSDDESKFGRPRGFIITVREFEFAAGAGFVVPILGDMMRMPGLPGTPASEGMDIDKNGKITGLS, translated from the coding sequence ATGGCAGCGTTCCCTTCTGATCTTGAAATTGCACAAAGCGCAAAAATCAGGCACATCAACGAAATCGCAGGAAAACTTGGAATCAATATAGATGAACTTGAACATTATGGAAAATACAAAGCCAAACTTCCTCTTCATTTAATTAGCGAGACAAAAGTTAAGCAACACAAGTTGATATTGGTTACTGCAATTACACCAACTCCTGCAGGTGAAGGAAAAACAACTACTTCTATCGGATTAACAGAAGGATTAAATAAGATCGGAATAAAGGCAACAGTCGTTTTACGAGAACCTTCTTTAGGACCCGTATTTGGAATTAAAGGTGGCGCTGCCGGAGGTGGTTACTCTCAGGTAATTCCGATGGAAGACATCAATTTACATTTTACAGGTGATTTCTCTGCAGTAGAAAAGGCGAATAATCTTCTTGCAGCTTTGATTGATAATAATATTCAGAATAAGACACGCAGTTTAAATATTGATCCGCGCACGATTGTCTGGAAACGTGTAATGGATATGAATGACCGTTCACTCCGAAAAATTATCATCGGGCTTGGTGGAACCGGAAACGGAGTGCCGCGCGAAGATGGATTCAATATCACCCCGGCTTCTGAAGTGATGGCAATACTTATTATGAGCCAGAACCTGGAAGAACTGAAAACTAACCTGGGAAATATTTTTGTAGGATATACATATGATAAAAAACCAGTTTACGCAAGAGATCTTAATGCTCAGGGTGCAATGGCGCTGCTGATGAAAGATGCGATAAAACCCAACTTGGTGCAAACTCTTGAAGGAAATCCTGCCATCATTCATGGCGGACCTTTTGCGAACATTGCTCAAGGGGCAAACACCATTGTTGCAACTAAAATGGGATTGTCGCTTTCTGATTATGTAATTACCGAAGCTGGATTCGGTGCTGACCTTGGTGCTGAAAAATTCTTTGATATAAAATGCCGTCATGCCGGATTGAAACCCGATGCGGTGGTGCTGGTGGCAACCATACGGGCATTGCGTCACCACGGAGGAGCTAAAAAAGATGAATACAATAAAGCATCACTGGAAAAAGTTCAGAAAGGTTTTGAAAATCTTGAGAAGCATATAGAGAACCTGAAAAAATTCGGATTCAATCCAATTGTGGCATTGAATCATTTTCCAACTGATTCTTTTGAGGAATTGAAATTCATTCAGGAAAAATGTTCTGCACTTGGAATAAAAGCAATTGTTGCAAAGGGATTTGAAATGGGTGGCGATGGAATGAAAGATCTGGCAAAAGCTGTCGTGGAGGAAGCCGAATCCGGAAAAACAAATTATAAACCCCTCTACGAGCTGAATCTTCCGATGGAAAAGAAAATTGAAATCATTGCAAAAGAGATTTACGGAGCAAGTGCTGTTGAATATTCCGGTTTGGCAAAAAGTGGTTTGAAAAAAATAAAAGAACTTGGACTTGACGGGCTTCCGGTGTGTATAGCAAAAACACAGAAATCACTTTCAGACGATGAAAGTAAATTCGGAAGACCAAGAGGATTCATTATTACAGTTCGTGAATTTGAATTTGCGGCCGGTGCGGGATTTGTGGTTCCAATCCTTGGCGACATGATGCGCATGCCCGGTTTGCCTGGAACACCTGCTTCTGAAGGAATGGACATTGACAAGAATGGAAAAATAACAGGACTATCCTAG